TGCTACATGCAGCATCATGGTATGTCCAAAAGGCATTTATGAGGAAAAGAAACACATGCTGTGTGACCACCGATGTgtaatatttaaacagaaacatctgcGCTTCTGCTTAGGCTGCTGCCCCCATAACCTGATCCCAGATTAAGCACATGATGCATTGGTCGATCCATCGTGtggatcatccatccatctattcagTTATAATGAGCAGTTATAgtgatgcatggatggatggatggtcagGAGCAATTTCATGCATTTGGCATGTTGAAACGATTGTATTTTCAGCAATACATAAAAggaaatgaatacattttgtctGAGCCAACACTTAAACAGTATGCAACTGGTCAAATGCTGCTGAAGCACAAAGCAGATAAACAATAGCATGAGTCGGAGGTATTAGGAAGCACATGGTTGGATACTGACAACAGTCACCTTCTCCCCTTTGCATCGTCGAAGTCCTGCTTCACACTCGCTCATGGTTTGTGGTGCAGCCGTTGCATCCTCACCAACACGGATGCACACACTTTCTTCTGGATTCAAGCAGTCTGCAGAGTCTTTACAGCGACACTGATTGGTTTGGGCTGACAAAATGGTGTGAGAGTAAAAAGGGATGACTGATGAACACCTAAAAATACCAGAGATGATTTTCAATTGTTTGTGAGCTTCTATGATCTCACCATCACAGTTTTCCCACATGTGACATCTGGTGCAGTCTGTGGTGCTGCGCTGTGGCCACTTGCAGTTGCTGTCATCTGCTATCTCAAGGTTTTTCCCGATACATTTGATTGCCTGAATCTTGCACACAGTCAAGAGAACAAACTGTCCATTTATTGGATTTACGGCACACACCTCCAGCGAAGAACtgataaaaaatgaagaaaaataatatacatCAAATTAAACCAACTAGCAGGCAAAATGCTAGATGATCACAATGGTGGTTAGATCAGCAAATATACCTGCACTCAGGAGGCATTTTGCAGACACATTTTCCTCTAAATGGCTTCTGCCATTGTTTGCATTGTGCTGGGGAAGCAGTGGGCTTCTGTCTTCTTTCAGCTGtgggatacattttttttccattaacagtaaaaaacaaaaataagttaaaagcACTACTGTACTCTAAATTGTAGTAAAGTATCATGTCTCGGCAATCTGCCATCGTTTTGAATACATTGCCAATAAAAGGCATTCACCCTATTGGCTGTTTTAGCtctttattgctttttgctCCAAAGCATCCCCACAACATGATTTTGCTATCATCATGCTTCATTGTGGTTAGGATGTATTTGTGGTAATGTGCCATGTTTGTAGTCTGCAAGCATATCTTCTTGTCTGGTCTGATGGCCAAAGACCTTCATTTTGGTCTCCTCAGAATAAAGAACTTTCTTCCACTTGACCATGGAGTCTCCACATGCCTTTTGGCAAACTCTATTTGAGCCTTGATATGAGTTTTCTTTAATAGTGGCTTTTTCATCACATAAAGCCCATAGAGCTTTGACTGATGAAGAACCTGGACAACAGTTGTATGCAGAGATGAGATAAAATAGGGGGACAACAATACCTTGGATGCACCTGGTTTGAGCTGGGTCTGGagaaaaattcaaactggaatcACAAGTAGCCGTAGCTTCACCATCTAATGAACGACCCTGTGGACAGGACAAGCTAACGGAGTCTCCCAGATGATAAGCCTCCTGTAAAGGAGATGCTATGACATCCGCAGCGAGCGGAGGAAGCTTACACACTGAAACTAggaggggaaaaacaaacatggagttaATAAAACAGTTAGTTAACTATGATATTGTAGTTCACATTTATTACAGATATAGCTACCTGCGCAGAGCCCAGGGTTTGCGGACCAGGTTTGATCAGCATTGCATTGTAGGATGTTGTTACCAACAAGATAAAATCCGGCGGTGCAGCTATATTCCACTCTGTTACCCACATAGTAGTTGTCCTTGGGATCCTGTGCAATGTGGTTGGAGAAAtggctttattaaaaaaaaaaaaatctttatgtttccattttcaaaatttgtttcaGTGTCCACAATACTGAGTATAGCTAAATTTATCACATATTTCCTGATTACATATAATTGGTTACTGCAggtgtaatgtttttattgtgcaaaACACTTAgaactaccttgttgctgaagtGTGCCATACAAGTAAACCTGACTtgacttatatatatataactacaGTATATCTGGTGAGTTCTATTTGAGGTTGAGATAttaaagttgttcttttttccttttggagTTGGGCAggttttactttctgtttgGGATGGAAACTATCAGTCAGACCTGACAATTCTGGTCATGTTGGAGCAACTAACAGATGCTGTCCTGCAGAGACTCCAGTTGGgccaaaatatttgtttcaatcaaaaaaaaaaaaaaaaggagggagcACACTCCAGAGGGAGTTGTAATACAGATTGAATTTTCCTGAACTGTAATGAAATAGTTTTCAAGCCAACACATGACATTGGTTCAATGAAGCATCCAACTTGGACTCAGTAGGTTAAGGGTTAGGCTCGATGTAAATAGCACTATGAGTTTTGTTCAAGTTCCACTTTTCATTTGATCCGCATTGTACAATAATTTAGCTTCATCTTTACCAGGATGTAGCCGTTGATCAAATTGGGTGGAGTCATACACTTCTGAAGTTCTGGGAGAGTTTGATCAAAGCACTGAGGCTCCATGGTTCTgtggaaatgttaaaataaaaagttgtattAGTGggctttcaaaaaaatattgtctCCCTAAAAGGTTCGCTTATTACAATCACTTAATGAATGTCTACAAATACATAAATTCATATATCACATTGCAACTAGTTCTGACCTTAAGTACTGCAGGACCTCTTGATCTTCGCAGCCAGCAGTCTCAGTTGGTTCTCCGGTACAGTGATGTCCACCGTTCTGAGGGGAAGGGTTAGAGCAAGAGCGACTACGCGAACTTCGACCCCCAGAACACAAAGACCAGGCAGACCAACAGGACCAACTACCATGGATCACACCTTCATTTAAGGGGtgcaagagaaaaataaaagcattcatAGTATTTCATTTTAGAAGCAATTGTAAAATAGTAAATTAAATTGTATGAAAATCAAACAGTTACCTGGTTGGCCCTCTGCCTCAACTCCTTGCTCACAAGCCAGCCCTGATGTGCCAGTTTTGCAGATGCATTTGCATTTGTCTCCATCCATGACAGCCAGGCCATTATTTCTGCAGGACTGGCAGTGGCAGGGATGGCTCTCATACAGGTATTGTTCTATGGCTTTACGGAGGAAGAGTCTCTTAACTCCAGGACACTGAACTTCCTTAACCAGTTCTGAAAGAGGTCGAAGCTATCAAAACAAAAGAGTTAGAGGGTCAAACTAAAGAGAAAAGtcctttatttaaataaggTAGGACATTGTTTTCTTCACCTTTTGCTTTATGACCGCAGGGAATGACCTGATAGAGTCAGCCCAATTTGAGTACAATTCCCAGTTCTTGTCTGCATCATCAAGTTGAATTTTCTCTAATGCTGCAATATGTGATAGACCTCCTCCCAGCACCTCCACTTTTGCGTTATTGTCAGCTCTGCTGGCACCTGTTTCAAAACAACTTTATGGATAAGAAAAAGGCAATATCTAGCATATTTAGATTTCTTTATGAGCTGGAAAAATTAACACAAGTTTTACCACTGTGCCATGTGCTTGAATCTCTAGCAGTTGTGCAAACCACTCTTGTGATAGGGAAGAACAGAATCCAGCgttttttcctttcacattCGTGATTGTCGAAGCTCTGACTCTctttaaaacagatgaaaagagAGGGAAATCCAAATTACCTTTGTGGTAATTTAAACTAAATCTAATTTGTtccaaaaagtttatttttgcactaatttacaat
The genomic region above belongs to Xiphophorus maculatus strain JP 163 A chromosome 12, X_maculatus-5.0-male, whole genome shotgun sequence and contains:
- the LOC102230345 gene encoding complement component C7-like; amino-acid sequence: MPPVCSASNIMKNIVQLCATVSLLLTLHSSRVLCVQRVHCQWGPFGSWSACDPCTKLQTRSRAMAVYAQFDGNPCDGGRTETRACETTQACPLEDGCGDRFRCQSGKCISKSLLCNGDQDCEEDGLDEQNCPVQKFITCEHTVPPPQVELLGNGFDVVSGKSRGSVINTRSFGGQCRSTFSDVHKNIYRLPLSTIQYNFLVTVLKDFSDEMFTSQWHYAKDIVNRETVTGTTKGHRNYDFHDKHDTSQTKRIVVLKNEIEVAQFQSNSPKYLPISEEFWKALAKLPSVYDYSAYRKILERFGTHYVSEGSMGGSLNSIVSISEETEKRIKSQSFDNHECERKKRWILFFPITRVVCTTARDSSTWHSGASRADNNAKVEVLGGGLSHIAALEKIQLDDADKNWELYSNWADSIRSFPAVIKQKLRPLSELVKEVQCPGVKRLFLRKAIEQYLYESHPCHCQSCRNNGLAVMDGDKCKCICKTGTSGLACEQGVEAEGQPGVIHGSWSCWSAWSLCSGGRSSRSRSCSNPSPQNGGHHCTGEPTETAGCEDQEVLQYLRTMEPQCFDQTLPELQKCMTPPNLINGYILDPKDNYYVGNRVEYSCTAGFYLVGNNILQCNADQTWSANPGLCAVSVCKLPPLAADVIASPLQEAYHLGDSVSLSCPQGRSLDGEATATCDSSLNFSPDPAQTRCIQAERRQKPTASPAQCKQWQKPFRGKCVCKMPPECSSSLEVCAVNPINGQFVLLTVCKIQAIKCIGKNLEIADDSNCKWPQRSTTDCTRCHMWENCDAQTNQCRCKDSADCLNPEESVCIRVGEDATAAPQTMSECEAGLRRCKGEKVTVVSIQPCAS